In Manduca sexta isolate Smith_Timp_Sample1 chromosome 23, JHU_Msex_v1.0, whole genome shotgun sequence, one DNA window encodes the following:
- the LOC115443709 gene encoding tetratricopeptide repeat protein 25 codes for MESYDNAKAHARSILGPTKDAEFLQSFVRVGIAEDEDEIPIQKASISKRAPPSADKVREPEMEEEKPAAGGRKESLKPRKRRERKQKREKRKREEELYTDKDRAAAVVMGSKDIKQSLSLKDKAERSSALQLPVEADAGTLLALAQAEMMRKRYRTAVLFVNKAIELAPEEKAAYVARSKCYLLLGEPRSALADAEAALKLDPKDAKALLRKAEALYYCGEFEMSLVHYHRGLRTRPDLNDFRLGVQKAQEAIENTIGAVKTVKKTGKRAASKSARPVLGQLMSDKIYLENLIKNPDLAIADKKNDIVVKQAQEAIRFLENREEFWRQQQTATGN; via the exons ATGGAAAGTTACGACAACGCAAAGGCCCATGCCAGGTCCATCCTCGGCCCGACAAAAGACGCCGAATTCTTACAAAGTTTCGTTCGAGTTGGTATTGCTGAGGATGAAGACGAAATCCCGATTCAAAAAGCCTCTATCAGCAAGAGAGCTCCACCGTCCGCTGATAAAGTCCGTGAACCTGAGATGGAAGAAGAGAAACCAGCAGCTGGAGGTAGGAAAGAGTCGTTAAAACCGCGTAAACGACGGGAGCGAAAGCAGAAACGCGAGAAGAGAAAGCGTGAAGAAGAATTATACACGGACAAAGACCGTGCAGCCGCTGTAGTGATGGGATCTAAAGATATTAAGCAATCTTTAAGCCTCAAAGATAAGGCGGAGAGAAGCAGTGCCCTGCAATTGCCAGTAGAAGCCGATGCTGGTACACTTTTGGCGTTGGCGCAAGCTGAAATGATGAGGAAACGGTATCGCACGGCGGTACTGTTCGTAAATAAG GCAATCGAGTTAGCCCCAGAAGAGAAAGCAGCATACGTCGCCCGCAGCAAATGTTACCTACTTCTCGGAGAACCTCGTTCTGCCCTCGCTGATGCAGAAGCGGCTTTGAAGCTGGACCCGAAAGACGCGAAGGCATTGCTTCGTAAAGCCGAAGCATTGTACTACTGCGGCGAGTTTGAGATGAGCCTGGTTCATTACCATAGAGGTCTGCGCACGCGGCCCGATTTGAACGACTTCAGACTTGGAGTGCAGAAAGCTCAg GAGGCTATCGAGAATACTATTGGTGCAGTTAAAACAGTCAAGAAAACAGGCAAACGAGCTGCTTCTAAATCAGCTAGACCCGTGCTTGGACAACTTATGTCGGACAAAATTTATCTTGAAAACCTCATCAAGAATCCAGACTTGGCCATAGCAGACAAAAAGAATGACATAGTGGTCAAGCAAGCACAAGAAGCTATACGCTTTTTAGAGAACAGAGAAGAATTTTGGAGGCAACAACAAACGGCAACGGGAAATTAA